One genomic window of Punica granatum isolate Tunisia-2019 chromosome 1, ASM765513v2, whole genome shotgun sequence includes the following:
- the LOC116209504 gene encoding pentatricopeptide repeat-containing protein At4g01030, mitochondrial: METLPPLHHRLNLLLHQNPRLRSHSLAWAAVGVSPLPPLRPALLGDLFTEVKSLDSLKMIHAQMIKSPERRKYDENLLACYMDFGDVRSAAVLLLLGGFGRSHDLLLEECRRDRALSRRVLKVFGDLHHKGISFGYKTYVLVLIICTAVLDSLLGLEIHACLMKSGLMFDVVVQRALLIFYEKCWGIERADQLLEDLPQSGDLARNEIIKLNVKNERWVRALELFRDMQFSYAMSNDTTIARMLQACGKLKALSEGKQIHGHVLRHSLQSNLSICNALINMYTKNEELELARKVFDSMEDRNLTSWNCIISAYALLGHFDDAWDRLINMESHNIRPDIITWNCLLRGLSVNGLYGAVLTIFQRMQSEGFRPTSSSVTSALQSVIQLGLLNHGKEIHGYVIRHGLDYDVYVGTSLVDMYVKSDCLPKAQSVFGIIRSRNVFAWNCLLSGYSFKGLFEDAQSLLNQMVDAGMRPDLVTYNCLLSGYSMWGHTDKALYIMQEIKRSGLIPNVVSWTALISGCSQKGNHNEALEIFIEMQRWGIEPNAATISCLLRSCGGLSLLHKGKEIHCISIKSGMIKDAFVATATVDMYSKSGNLSRAIKVFRRIEKKPLAAWNCMIMGFATYSRGKEAISLFHEMCAEGISPDSITFTALLSGCKSSGLVTEGWNFFDRMSRDYDVNPTAEHYCCMVDLLGRAGYLDEAWDFIQKMALRPDASIWGSLLCASRIHKNVEYAEIAAKHLFKLEPHNSANYILMINLYAMSNRWKDVENVRDLMSRLGVRNGQTWSWISIDGNIHYFSAEESSHPEAGEIYFELYQLFSEIRKLAYVPDTSCVYQKVEDEAEKEKLLLSHTEKMAIVYGLMKSRSNTPIRVIKNSRVCSDCHNAAKYISIARNREIFIKDGARFHHFREGECSCKDCW; encoded by the coding sequence ATGGAGACACTGCCTCCATTGCACCACCGGCTCAACCTTCTCCTCCACCAGAACCCAAGACTCAGAAGCCACTCATTGGCTTGGGCCGCCGTTGGTGTCTCTCCGCTTCCTCCTCTGCGCCCTGCCCTGTTGGGGGATCTTTTCACTGAGGTCAAGTCTCTGGATTCCCTAAAAATGATCCATGCCCAGATGATTAAATCGCCGGAGAGACGGAAATACGATGAGAATTTGTTGGCTTGTTACATGGACTTCGGTGATGTCAGATCAGCTGCCGTGCTTCTCTTGCTGGGTGGTTTTGGGAGAAGCCACGACCTTTTGTTGGAGGAGTGCAGGAGAGACAGGGCGCTGTCGCGTCGAGTTCTCAAGGTTTTTGGCGATCTGCACCACAAAGGAATTTCCTTTGGTTACAAAACCTATGTTCTTGTTCTGATTATCTGCACCGCTGTGTTGGATTCCTTGTTGGGGTTAGAGATCCACGCTTGTTTGATGAAGAGCGGGCTTATGTTCGATGTGGTCGTGCAGCGCGCTCTGCTGATTTTCTATGAGAAGTGTTGGGGCATAGAGCGTGCAGATCAGTTACTCGAGGATCTGCCTCAAAGTGGTGATCTGGCGAGGAATGAGATTATCAAATTGAATGTGAAGAATGAGAGATGGGTTAGAGCTCTAGAACTGTTTCGGGATATGCAGTTTTCGTATGCTATGTCAAATGATACTACGATTGCAAGAATGCTTCAAGCTTGTGGCAAACTGAAAGCCCTCAGTGAGGGAAAGCAGATTCATGGGCATGTCTTGAGGCACTCGTTGCAGTCAAATTTATCAATATGCAATGCCTTGATCAACATGTATACAAAAAACGAAGAGCTTGAGCTGGCTCGAAAGGTCTTTGATTCAATGGAGGACCGCAACTTAACTTCATGGAACTGTATTATCTCGGCGTATGCCTTGCTCGGCCACTTTGATGATGCCTGGGATCGTCTTATCAATATGGAATCTCATAATATCAGACCCGACATTATAACTTGGAACTGCCTTTTGAGGGGATTATCTGTAAATGGCTTGTACGGTGCTGTACTGACTATTTTCCAAAGAATGCAAAGCGAGGGCTTTCGACCGACTTCAAGCTCAGTAACTTCAGCTCTTCAATCAGTGATCCAGTTGGGTTTACTAAATCATGGAAAGGAGATACATGGTTATGTTATAAGGCATGGCCTCGACTATGACGTGTATGTGGGAACTTCACTGGTGGACATGTACGTGAAGAGTGATTGCTTACCCAAGGCTCAATCAGTTTTCGGCATCATCAGGAGCAGAAATGTTTTTGCTTGGAATTGTTTACTATCAGGATATTCATTCAAGGGCCTCTTTGAAGATGCTCAGAGCCTACTGAACCAAATGGTAGATGCGGGAATGAGGCCCGATCTAGTCACGTATAACTGTTTACTCTCTGGGTATTCCATGTGGGGCCACACCGATAAAGCACTGTACATCATGCAAGAAATCAAGCGATCTGGCCTGATTCCTAATGTGGTTTCGTGGACTGCTCTTATATCAGGTTGTTCACAGAAGGGGAACCACAATGAAGCCCTGGAGATTTTCATCGAGATGCAACGATGGGGCATTGAGCCTAATGCTGCCACCATATCTTGCTTGCTTCGATCATGCGGTGGACTCTCTTTGTTACATAAGGGTAAAGAGATACACTGCATCAGCATCAAGAGCGGCATGATTAAGGATGCTTTTGTAGCGACAGCAACAGTTGATATGTACAGTAAATCAGGCAACTTGAGTCGTGCCATCAAAGTTTTCAGGAGGATCGAAAAGAAACCATTGGCTGCATGGAACTGCATGATCATGGGATTTGCCACATATAGCCGTGGCAAAGAGGCAATCTCACTCTTCCATGAAATGTGCGCAGAGGGCATAAGTCCCGATTCGATAACCTTCACAGCCCTCCTCTCAGGCTGCAAAAGCTCGGGTTTAGTTACTGAAGGATGGAATTTCTTCGATCGTATGAGCAGGGATTATGATGTAAATCCCACAGCAGAACACTACTGTTGCATGGTGGATCTTCTGGGGAGAGCAGGTTATCTCGACGAGGCTTGGGATTTCATACAAAAAATGGCACTACGTCCAGATGCTAGTATATGGGGTTCTCTCCTCTGCGCCAGCAGAATTCACAAGAATGTGGAGTACGCAGAAATTGCCGCGAAGCACCTCTTCAAACTCGAGCCCCATAATTCGGCTAATTACATCCTAATGATTAACTTATATGCCATGTCGAATAGATGGAAAGATGTGGAGAATGTGAGGGACTTGATGAGTCGTTTAGGGGTGAGAAATGGACAGACTTGGAGCTGGATAAGCATTGATGGTAATATACATTATTTCTCTGCAGAAGAAAGTTCTCATCCTGAGGCGGGAGAGATATACTTTGAGCTGTATCAGTTGTTCTCCGAAATTAGGAAACTAGCGTATGTGCCTGATACTAGCTGCGTATATCAGAAGGTCGAAGACGAGGCGGAGAAGGAGAAGCTGCTGCTGAGTCACACCGAAAAGATGGCAATTGTCTATGGGTTAATGAAGTCAAGAAGTAACACGCCCATCAGGGTGATAAAGAATTCGAGGGTTTGTTCCGACTGCCACAATGCAGCAAAGTATATCTCCATAGCACGGAACCGTGAAATCTTCATTAAAGATGGCGCTCGGTTTCACCATTTCAGAGAAGGGGAATGCTCTTGTAAGGATTGCTGGTGA
- the LOC116209514 gene encoding abscisic acid receptor PYL3-like, translated as MDGGGSPGMAVEAQYISRHHRHQPAPNQCTSALIKHIKAPVHLVWSLVRRFDQPQRYKPFISRCIMNGELSIGNVREVNVKSGLPATTSTERLELLNDEEHILGIRIVGGDHRLRNYSSIMTVHPEVVDGRPGTLVIESFIVDVPEGNTRDETCYFVEALIKCNLKSLADVSERMAIQDRTEPIN; from the exons ATGGACGGCGGCGGCTCTCCGGGTATGGCGGTGGAGGCGCAGTACATAAGCCGGCACCACAGGCATCAGCCGGCCCCCAACCAGTGCACCTCCGCTCTCATCAAGCACATCAAAGCCCCTGTCCACCTG GTGTGGTCTCTTGTGAGGCGGTTCGATCAGCCACAGAGGTACAAGCCGTTCATCAGCAGGTGTATTATGAATGGGGAACTGAGCATCGGGAACGTGAGAGAAGTGAATGTGAAGTCGGGACTTCCTGCTACAACCAGCACCGAGAGATTGGAACTCCTTAATGATGAGGAGCACATCCTTGGTATTAGGATTGTCGGTGGCGATCACCGCTTGAGG AACTACTCTTCGATCATGACTGTTCATCCAGAGGTTGTTGATGGCAGACCGGGGACACTTGTGATTGAGTCATTCATCGTGGATGTGCCTGAAGGCAATACAAGGGATGAGACTTGCTACTTTGTTGAGGCCTTGATCAAGTGCAACCTCAAATCCTTGGCTGATGTGTCTGAGAGGATGGCAATTCAGGACAGGACCGAACCCATAAACTGA